The Rahnella aceris genome contains the following window.
ATTGAGTGTCAGTGGCGTTGCTGGCTGACCACGCCCTCCCGCACGGCGCGGCAGGTGGGAAGACAGGATACCCGCCTGCTCGAGTTCGGTGGCAATGTTGGAGACCGTTTGGGGGGTGAGCGACGTCAGCCGGGCGATTTCAGCGCGGGTCAGTTCACCGTTAAGGCGAATGGCTTCGATCACCACCCGACGATTGTGAGCACGGGCGTGCTCAAGATTGGTACCAGACGTTGTTATCACATCCCTCTCCACGGTGAAGACCTTGCGGGCAGTATGTGGCCAGTGATTACAGCAATCAAATTGATTTTATTAACCCGTCATACTTCGTATTGCAGATGCGTTGGTTGCGCGCACTCACCCCGGTCACATAGGTATCTATGCTCCTGGGATTCGTGCCTTACCGCCTTCCTGCAACCCGAATTATTTAGGGTTAACCTGGGATGATATGAATATGACGGTGGCATCACAGCTTTGAATGTTATTGCCATGTTAATAATAATCGCCAGTCATTATTTAGATTTGAATCATCCGTGTAGCACACGTTTTATACCCAAGATAATTCGGGTTGCAGAAAGGCGGCAAGCGAGTGAATCCCGATGAGCTGACATAAGTCAGTGATTCGGGTGATGGAGCGTAGCCAACGCATCAGCAGCCCGAAGTATGAAGGGTAAATCCGGCAGGGACGCAGGGACTGGCAGAGTTATGCCTTCCCATTTTTTTTAGCCGATTAAAGCAATCAAATTGATTTAATAAACCTAACCCTGTTTCGGAGAATGACGATGAGCCTACGATTTACCCCTGCGGCCACCCTGTGCGCCCTCTCTGCCCTCACCCTGGGATATTCCGCCAGCGCGCTGGCCGATACGACGCTCAGTGCCTTATTTATGACTCAGGCGGCGTACAGCGAAGCGGATATCCGCGCAATGACCGCCGAGTTCACCAAACAGCATCCGGATATCAAAGTGAACCTGGAGTTTGTGCCATATGAAGCCCTGCACGACAAAATCGTCGCCGCACGCGGTGCCGGTGACAAAGGTTATGACGTGGTGCTGTTCGATGCGATCTGGCCTGCTGAATTTAACAAATACGGCCTGTTGCAGGATGTCACGGCGCGTATTCCGGCTGAAGAAAGCAACAAGATTTTTGACGGCGCGATTTCTACCGTGACCTACAAAGATAAACGCTGGGGGATGCCGTGGATCCTCGACACCAAATATCTGTATTACAACAAAGCCATGCTGGCCAAAGCCGGGATCACTACCCCGCCCGCCACCTGGGCTGATGTTGAAAAGCAATCTGAGATCCTGAAAGAAAAAGGCATCGTGAAATATCCGCTGGTCTGGAGCTGGTCACAATCCGAAGCGCTGTTGTGCGACTACACCACGCTGGTGTCGGCGTTCAAAGGGGATTTCTACAAAGACGGCAAACTGAATTTCACCAATTCCGGCGCGATGAAAGCCATCAGCTACATGAAAGAGACGCTGGATAAAGGGCTGACTAACCCGAATTCGCGTGAATATCTGGAAGAAGATGTGCGTAAGTCGTTCTCCAACGGTGATGCGGCTTTCGCACTGAACTGGACCTACATGTACAACATGGCGAACGACCCGAAACAGAGCAAAGTCGCGGGTGACGTGGGGGTCATTCCGGCACCGGGTGAAACCGCAGGCGGCGCATCCGGCGTTAACGGGTCGATGGGATTGGGCATCGCCAAAGCCAGCGCACATCCGGACCAGGCATGGGAATACATCAGCTACATGACGTCGCAGCCAGTGCAGAACAAATACGCCAAACTGAGTCTGCCAATCTGGAAATCGTCTTATGAAGATCCGGCGGTGCAGAAAGATCAGGAGCAGTTGATCGCGG
Protein-coding sequences here:
- a CDS encoding extracellular solute-binding protein, with translation MSLRFTPAATLCALSALTLGYSASALADTTLSALFMTQAAYSEADIRAMTAEFTKQHPDIKVNLEFVPYEALHDKIVAARGAGDKGYDVVLFDAIWPAEFNKYGLLQDVTARIPAEESNKIFDGAISTVTYKDKRWGMPWILDTKYLYYNKAMLAKAGITTPPATWADVEKQSEILKEKGIVKYPLVWSWSQSEALLCDYTTLVSAFKGDFYKDGKLNFTNSGAMKAISYMKETLDKGLTNPNSREYLEEDVRKSFSNGDAAFALNWTYMYNMANDPKQSKVAGDVGVIPAPGETAGGASGVNGSMGLGIAKASAHPDQAWEYISYMTSQPVQNKYAKLSLPIWKSSYEDPAVQKDQEQLIAAAKTSLNVMLSRPVTADYSRLSNILQQNIQAVLQGKTPAQDGMEAATKAADRLR